The proteins below come from a single Acuticoccus sediminis genomic window:
- a CDS encoding glutamate--cysteine ligase — MARDTLDDTPVEGRDALVAYIAEGEKPAEQFRIGTEHEKFAFNLGDLSPVPYEGESGIGAILTGLGEATGWEAITDSGRIIGLAAPEGGGAISIEPGGQFELSGAPLDTLHETCREANGHLVQVREIAERLGIGFLGLGFAPTWTIDEAEKMPKQRYDIMRRHMVKVGTRGLDMMHRTCTIQVNLDFSSEADMVKKMRVGLALQPVATALFANSPFYEGAPNGLRSNRAEVWRDVDAARCGPIPFAFDEGFGYERYVDWALDVPMYFVKRGDKYIEATSHTFRQFMDGKFDKLPGERPTMGDWINHLSTLFPDVRLKRFLEMRGADGGPWGRICALPAFWVGLLYDDGILDQAVAMTEELTAADRQVMVNRVPTDGLMTHVRGRTVAQIAREALALASEGLRRRARATADLPDERTFLTLLEDAAHSSRSPADELIDAYYGAWNKDVRKVFETNAF, encoded by the coding sequence ATGGCGCGCGATACTTTGGATGATACCCCGGTCGAGGGTCGGGACGCTCTGGTCGCGTACATCGCCGAGGGCGAGAAGCCGGCCGAGCAGTTCCGCATCGGCACCGAGCACGAGAAGTTCGCGTTCAATCTCGGCGACCTCTCGCCCGTTCCCTACGAGGGAGAGAGCGGCATCGGCGCCATCCTCACCGGGCTCGGCGAAGCCACCGGATGGGAGGCGATCACCGACTCCGGCCGCATCATCGGCCTCGCCGCGCCCGAGGGCGGCGGCGCCATCTCCATCGAGCCGGGCGGCCAGTTCGAGCTCTCCGGCGCGCCGCTCGACACGCTGCACGAGACCTGCCGCGAGGCCAACGGCCACCTGGTGCAGGTCCGCGAGATCGCCGAGCGGCTCGGCATCGGCTTCCTCGGCCTCGGTTTCGCGCCGACCTGGACCATCGACGAAGCCGAGAAGATGCCGAAGCAGCGCTACGACATCATGCGCCGGCACATGGTGAAGGTCGGCACCCGCGGCCTCGACATGATGCACCGCACCTGCACCATCCAGGTGAACCTCGACTTCTCGTCCGAGGCGGACATGGTGAAGAAGATGCGCGTCGGCCTGGCGCTGCAGCCGGTCGCGACGGCGCTCTTCGCCAACTCGCCGTTCTACGAGGGCGCGCCCAACGGGCTGCGCTCCAACCGCGCCGAGGTCTGGCGCGATGTCGACGCGGCGCGTTGCGGGCCGATCCCCTTCGCCTTCGACGAGGGCTTCGGCTACGAGCGCTACGTCGACTGGGCGCTCGACGTGCCGATGTACTTCGTCAAGCGCGGCGACAAGTACATCGAGGCGACGAGCCACACCTTCCGCCAGTTCATGGACGGCAAGTTCGACAAGCTGCCGGGCGAGCGGCCCACCATGGGCGACTGGATCAACCACCTGTCGACGCTGTTCCCGGACGTGCGTCTGAAGCGCTTCCTGGAGATGCGCGGCGCGGACGGCGGGCCGTGGGGGCGCATCTGCGCGCTGCCGGCCTTCTGGGTGGGCCTGCTCTACGACGACGGCATCCTCGACCAGGCGGTCGCCATGACCGAGGAGCTCACCGCTGCCGACCGGCAGGTCATGGTCAACCGCGTGCCGACCGACGGGCTGATGACGCACGTGCGCGGCCGCACCGTCGCGCAGATCGCCCGCGAGGCGCTGGCGCTCGCCTCCGAAGGGCTGCGCCGCCGGGCCCGCGCCACCGCGGACCTGCCGGACGAGCGCACCTTCCTCACCCTGCTGGAAGACGCCGCCCACTCCAGCCGCTCGCCCGCCGACGAACTGATCGACGCCTACTACGGGGCCTGGAACAAGGACGTGCGCAAGGTCTTCGAGACCAACGCCTTCTGA
- a CDS encoding 16S rRNA (uracil(1498)-N(3))-methyltransferase, translated as MRDFNAPRLFVHADLPGLITFDQGQTNYLRNVLRLSPGASILVFNGRDGEWRAEIDELGKKAGRADAVERTAAQTPKSRLVYAFAPLKQARLDYMVEKATEMGAGRLVPVLTQHGQVRKINRERLSANIVEACEQCGILSVPVIEEPVSLADFLGGLDRPLVVADEALAGDAMDPVATIRAAGAPLAVLVGPEGGFSPEERELFAPRAVRVSLGPRILRADTAAVALLSLVEAAFPS; from the coding sequence TTGCGCGACTTCAACGCTCCACGCCTCTTCGTCCACGCCGATTTGCCCGGTCTCATCACCTTCGATCAGGGGCAGACGAACTATCTGCGCAACGTGCTGCGCCTGTCGCCCGGCGCCTCCATCCTCGTCTTCAACGGCCGCGACGGCGAGTGGCGGGCCGAGATCGACGAGCTCGGCAAGAAGGCGGGGCGCGCCGACGCCGTCGAGCGCACCGCCGCGCAGACCCCGAAGTCCCGCCTCGTCTACGCCTTCGCGCCGCTGAAGCAGGCGCGGCTCGACTACATGGTGGAGAAGGCGACCGAGATGGGCGCGGGCCGCCTCGTCCCCGTGCTGACCCAGCACGGGCAGGTCCGCAAGATCAACCGCGAGCGCCTCTCCGCCAACATCGTCGAGGCGTGCGAACAGTGCGGCATCCTCTCCGTCCCCGTCATCGAGGAGCCGGTTTCCCTCGCCGACTTCCTCGGCGGGCTTGACCGGCCGCTCGTTGTGGCCGACGAGGCTCTCGCGGGCGACGCGATGGACCCGGTGGCGACGATCCGCGCCGCCGGAGCCCCGCTCGCCGTACTCGTCGGCCCGGAAGGCGGATTCTCTCCCGAAGAGCGGGAGCTTTTCGCCCCGCGGGCCGTTCGGGTGTCGTTGGGACCGCGGATTCTGCGGGCGGACACTGCCGCTGTTGCACTTTTGTCGCTGGTCGAGGCGGCATTCCCCAGTTAA
- the xseA gene encoding exodeoxyribonuclease VII large subunit, giving the protein MPMSDPFTLFDDERPASNAVEFTVSELSRAVKRSVEDGFGYVRVRGEIGGFRGRHSSGHAYFSLKDADATIDAVVWRGSWSKLGVKPEEGLEVIATGRLTTFPKKSSYQIVVDNLEHAGLGALMKLLEERRQKLAAEGLFDEQRKRPLPLMPRVIGVVTSPTGAVIRDILHRISDRFPAHVVVWPVRVQGETSGAEVTAAVKGFAGDYGGPRPDVIIVARGGGSVEDLWGYNDEALVRAVAASPIPVVSAVGHETDWTLVDHAADYRAPTPTGAAERVVPVRSECLATLGDRARRLDTAMATHLRHRSEHLRFLSRGLPAGPALVEPLRQRLDIASDRALAALFKATADARRRWYAATQHLSPAIARRPVERAGDRLAVAGARLARAADAGLQASSAARPPRRRSRKVDDAQGILL; this is encoded by the coding sequence ATGCCGATGTCTGACCCCTTCACCCTCTTCGATGACGAACGTCCCGCGTCGAACGCGGTCGAGTTCACGGTGTCGGAGCTGTCGCGCGCGGTGAAGCGCTCGGTGGAGGACGGGTTCGGCTACGTCAGGGTGCGCGGAGAGATCGGCGGGTTCCGCGGACGTCACTCGTCCGGCCACGCCTACTTCTCGCTGAAGGACGCCGACGCGACGATCGACGCGGTGGTCTGGCGCGGCTCCTGGTCCAAGCTCGGGGTGAAGCCCGAGGAAGGCCTCGAGGTGATCGCCACCGGCCGCCTGACGACCTTCCCGAAGAAGTCGAGCTACCAGATCGTCGTCGACAACCTGGAGCACGCCGGCCTCGGCGCGCTGATGAAGCTCCTCGAGGAGCGGCGCCAGAAGCTCGCCGCAGAGGGCCTGTTCGACGAGCAGCGCAAGCGCCCGCTGCCGCTGATGCCCCGCGTCATCGGCGTCGTCACCTCGCCGACCGGCGCCGTCATCCGCGACATCCTGCACCGCATCTCCGACCGGTTCCCCGCGCACGTCGTGGTCTGGCCCGTCCGCGTCCAGGGCGAGACGTCGGGCGCGGAGGTGACGGCGGCGGTGAAGGGCTTCGCCGGCGACTACGGCGGCCCGCGGCCGGACGTCATCATCGTCGCGCGCGGCGGCGGCTCGGTCGAGGACCTGTGGGGCTACAACGACGAGGCGCTGGTGCGCGCGGTCGCCGCCTCCCCGATCCCGGTCGTCTCGGCCGTCGGCCACGAGACCGACTGGACGCTCGTCGACCACGCCGCCGACTACCGCGCGCCGACGCCGACGGGCGCGGCAGAGCGGGTGGTCCCGGTCCGCTCCGAGTGCCTCGCGACGCTGGGCGACCGGGCGCGCCGCCTCGACACGGCGATGGCGACGCACCTGCGCCACCGGTCCGAGCACCTGCGCTTCCTCTCCCGCGGCCTGCCGGCCGGGCCGGCGCTGGTCGAGCCGCTGCGCCAGCGCCTCGACATCGCATCCGACCGCGCGCTCGCCGCCCTCTTCAAGGCGACCGCCGACGCGCGCCGCCGCTGGTACGCCGCGACGCAGCACCTGTCGCCGGCCATCGCCCGGCGCCCGGTGGAGCGCGCGGGCGACCGCCTGGCGGTGGCGGGCGCGCGCCTCGCCCGCGCCGCCGACGCCGGCCTGCAGGCGAGCTCCGCCGCCCGCCCCCCGCGCCGCCGCTCCCGAAAGGTCGACGACGCCCAGGGCATCCTCCTCTAG
- the lptC gene encoding LPS export ABC transporter periplasmic protein LptC: MTDAAVISGPASGQQHAFAVPARRREEKRALANTRRVKRLRIVVPTLGFLIAAVLTVGAVLPKLFPIAALAGLSLTADGLVMNEPRLAGHLGGGRRYEVVASRAVQSLLTPSHLALEGLQANLDMGDGESVAMHSAGATYDTNTEVLNLADGVRINSTDGSKASLESATVFFQDGRMESEAGISINSPRGNIRAGRIDVLEGGDLIRFSDGVAITINPAT; encoded by the coding sequence ATGACCGACGCCGCCGTCATATCCGGGCCGGCTTCCGGCCAGCAGCACGCTTTTGCCGTACCGGCGCGCCGGCGAGAGGAGAAGCGCGCGCTCGCCAACACGCGGCGCGTGAAGCGGCTGCGGATCGTCGTGCCGACGCTCGGCTTCCTGATCGCGGCGGTGCTGACGGTCGGCGCCGTGCTGCCGAAGCTGTTCCCGATCGCCGCGCTCGCCGGCCTGTCGCTGACGGCGGACGGCCTCGTGATGAACGAGCCGCGCCTCGCCGGCCATCTCGGCGGCGGCCGGCGCTACGAGGTCGTCGCCTCGCGTGCGGTGCAGAGCCTGCTGACGCCGTCGCACCTGGCGCTCGAGGGGCTGCAGGCCAACCTCGACATGGGTGACGGGGAGAGCGTCGCGATGCACTCGGCCGGCGCCACCTACGACACCAATACCGAGGTCCTCAACCTCGCCGACGGCGTGCGCATCAACTCGACCGACGGCAGCAAGGCCTCGCTCGAGAGCGCCACGGTCTTCTTCCAGGACGGACGGATGGAGAGCGAAGCTGGCATCTCCATCAACTCGCCGCGCGGCAACATCCGCGCCGGACGCATCGACGTACTCGAAGGCGGCGATCTCATCCGCTTCTCCGATGGCGTCGCCATCACGATCAACCCAGCGACCTAG
- a CDS encoding ribonuclease D, with protein MTITLHHGDLPEPLGNVTSIAIDTEAMGLQQPRDRLCLVQMSRGDGHVDLVKIAKGQTSAPNLTAMLADPAIEKLFHYGRFDMGILAATFGVMPAPVYCTKIASRLVRTYTDRHGLRDLAREIAGEDISKQQQSSDWGAAELTDAQKAYAASDVLHLHKIRKGLDAMLEREGRADLAARLFAFLPTRVELDLAGWPDIDIFAHS; from the coding sequence TTGACTATCACGCTTCACCACGGCGACCTTCCAGAGCCTCTCGGGAATGTGACGTCCATCGCGATCGACACCGAGGCGATGGGTCTGCAACAGCCCCGCGACCGGCTCTGCCTCGTCCAGATGTCGCGCGGCGACGGTCATGTCGACCTGGTGAAGATCGCCAAGGGCCAGACCTCCGCCCCGAACCTTACCGCAATGCTCGCCGATCCGGCCATCGAGAAGCTCTTCCACTACGGCCGGTTCGACATGGGGATCCTCGCCGCCACCTTCGGGGTGATGCCGGCGCCTGTCTACTGCACCAAGATCGCCTCCCGTCTGGTGCGCACCTACACCGACCGGCACGGCCTGCGCGACCTGGCGCGCGAGATCGCCGGGGAGGACATCTCCAAGCAGCAGCAGTCCTCCGACTGGGGCGCGGCGGAACTGACCGACGCCCAGAAGGCCTATGCCGCGTCCGACGTCCTGCACCTGCACAAGATCCGCAAGGGTCTCGACGCCATGCTGGAGCGCGAGGGGCGTGCCGATCTCGCCGCGCGCCTGTTCGCGTTCCTTCCCACCCGTGTCGAGCTCGACCTTGCCGGTTGGCCCGACATCGACATCTTCGCCCACTCATGA
- a CDS encoding lytic transglycosylase domain-containing protein → MAPDGAVPEATVAPTGAADGDRPAAAETTGEAPGPAAVDVGAGGEDASGTMVEDPAADGAPDGDTEGDADGDAVAGDADGAPGGDGTDAVNADTGGEDGAAGSGEDEAAEEARKAAEEAAEVAGLCRDMTEAADRHGVPHEFFIRLIWKESRFNPNAVSPVGAQGIAQFMPGTARIRGLKNPFDREEALFASAHFLADLKARFGSWGLAAAGYNGGPNRVMPFVKGLGGLPYETVDYVYSITGRTARHWALQVAERRMITSRPAPAVLAGSGQLRDETPAAAETAPVDLGLELLTAGGDLPDDEAVPILPPTPLPRPEIERGPVDCPQLVAALGRSLSVSPPAGGSSEWTPWGAQVAGHPQRNVAMRQYARVEGRLPGDLVAEGPRVVIRRFAARGRRPIHAVQFAAASRGEAEATCKRVARALVPCVVVRNR, encoded by the coding sequence GTGGCGCCCGACGGGGCGGTGCCCGAGGCGACCGTGGCGCCCACCGGCGCGGCGGACGGCGACCGGCCCGCCGCGGCGGAGACGACCGGCGAGGCGCCCGGCCCGGCTGCCGTCGACGTGGGGGCCGGCGGCGAGGATGCATCCGGGACCATGGTCGAAGACCCCGCTGCCGACGGCGCACCGGACGGCGATACGGAGGGCGATGCGGACGGGGATGCGGTCGCGGGAGACGCGGACGGCGCCCCGGGTGGCGACGGCACCGACGCCGTGAACGCCGACACCGGCGGCGAGGATGGCGCGGCCGGCAGCGGCGAGGACGAGGCGGCGGAAGAGGCCCGCAAGGCCGCCGAGGAAGCCGCCGAAGTGGCCGGCCTCTGCCGCGACATGACCGAGGCGGCGGATCGTCACGGCGTCCCGCATGAGTTCTTCATCCGCCTCATCTGGAAGGAGAGCCGCTTCAACCCCAACGCCGTCAGCCCTGTCGGCGCCCAGGGCATCGCCCAGTTCATGCCGGGTACGGCCCGCATCCGCGGCCTGAAGAACCCCTTCGACCGCGAGGAGGCGCTCTTCGCCTCGGCCCACTTCCTCGCCGACCTCAAGGCCCGCTTCGGATCGTGGGGCCTCGCCGCTGCCGGCTACAACGGCGGCCCCAACCGCGTCATGCCGTTCGTCAAGGGCCTCGGCGGCCTGCCCTACGAGACGGTCGACTACGTCTACTCGATCACCGGCCGCACCGCCCGCCACTGGGCGCTCCAGGTCGCCGAGCGGCGGATGATCACCTCCCGCCCGGCCCCCGCCGTCCTCGCCGGTTCCGGCCAGCTCCGCGACGAGACGCCGGCGGCCGCGGAAACGGCCCCGGTGGACCTCGGGCTGGAGCTGCTCACCGCCGGCGGCGATCTCCCCGACGACGAGGCCGTCCCCATCCTCCCGCCGACTCCGCTGCCGCGTCCCGAGATCGAGCGCGGGCCCGTCGACTGCCCGCAGCTTGTCGCCGCGCTCGGCCGGTCGCTCTCCGTCTCGCCCCCCGCCGGGGGCTCATCGGAATGGACCCCGTGGGGCGCACAGGTCGCCGGCCACCCGCAGCGCAACGTCGCCATGCGCCAGTACGCGCGGGTGGAGGGGCGCCTGCCGGGCGACCTCGTCGCCGAGGGGCCGCGCGTCGTGATCCGCCGCTTCGCCGCCCGCGGCCGGCGGCCGATCCACGCGGTCCAGTTCGCCGCCGCCAGCCGCGGCGAGGCCGAGGCCACCTGCAAGCGCGTCGCCAGGGCGCTCGTGCCCTGCGTGGTCGTGCGGAACCGATAG
- a CDS encoding GNAT family N-acetyltransferase — translation MSQSPPEPAANPGTAAPDSGRATGIAPAGIALAWRAFDALTVHELHAILKLRVDVFVVEQACPYAEIDGADPDAEHLLATAPSAGQPATAAPSPGHTGPAGPLLATLRVFPPSGGAPARIGRVAVAPAARGTGLGAAVMRAALERIAERHGAAAVEVSAQAHLERFYQRLGFARIGPDHTIDGIPHVDMRRPAVTPSA, via the coding sequence ATGTCCCAGTCTCCCCCCGAGCCGGCCGCCAACCCCGGCACCGCCGCGCCGGATAGCGGACGGGCGACCGGCATCGCGCCCGCCGGCATCGCGCTTGCCTGGCGCGCCTTCGACGCGCTTACCGTCCACGAGCTCCACGCGATCCTGAAACTGCGCGTCGACGTCTTCGTGGTCGAGCAGGCCTGCCCCTACGCCGAGATCGACGGCGCCGACCCCGACGCCGAGCACCTCCTCGCCACAGCCCCGTCCGCCGGCCAGCCGGCAACCGCCGCCCCCTCCCCGGGCCATACCGGTCCCGCCGGACCGCTCCTCGCGACCCTGCGCGTCTTCCCGCCGTCGGGCGGGGCGCCGGCGCGCATCGGCCGCGTCGCCGTCGCGCCCGCCGCCCGCGGCACCGGCCTCGGCGCCGCCGTCATGCGGGCCGCGCTGGAGCGCATCGCCGAGCGGCACGGCGCCGCCGCCGTCGAGGTCAGCGCCCAGGCGCACCTCGAGCGCTTCTACCAGCGGCTCGGCTTCGCCCGCATCGGTCCCGACCACACCATCGACGGCATTCCCCACGTCGACATGCGCCGCCCCGCCGTCACGCCGTCCGCCTGA
- a CDS encoding 2-isopropylmalate synthase, with translation MSDQIKIFDTTLRDGEQSAGATMTHDEKVQIALTLDEMKVDVIEAGFPIASQGDFEAVSEIARQVQFSVVAGLARAVPGDIARAGEAVRHAKRPRIHTFVSTSPIHLQHQMRATEDEVVEIIARTVTQARDLVDDVEWSGMDATRTPLEYLARCVRKAIECGATTINLPDTVGYATPTEYREMFEYIRRECGDDVTYSTHCHNDLGLAVANSLAGIEGGARQVECTINGLGERAGNAALEEVVMALKVRGDVMPWTTGVDATQLMRASKLVSVASGFQVQYNKAIVGKNAFAHESGIHQDGMLKHAETYEIMRPEDVGVRSSSLVMGKHSGRHAFKTKLKELGFELGDNALQDAFRRFKDLADRKKNVYDEDIEALLEDQIEEVAERARVMSLTVIAGTGGPQKAILVMDVEGRHVTEEATGNGPVDAVFNAVKKIVPHEAKLSLYQVHAVTEGTDAQAEVSVRLEHNGRIESGRGADVDTLVASAKAYVAAVNKLQARRRMHAQGATPGDGTVVAAE, from the coding sequence ATGTCCGATCAGATCAAGATCTTCGACACCACCCTGCGTGACGGCGAGCAGTCCGCCGGCGCCACCATGACGCACGACGAAAAGGTCCAGATCGCCCTGACCCTGGACGAAATGAAGGTCGACGTCATCGAAGCCGGCTTCCCGATCGCCTCCCAGGGCGACTTCGAGGCGGTATCCGAGATCGCCCGGCAGGTGCAGTTCTCCGTCGTCGCCGGCCTCGCCCGCGCCGTACCGGGGGACATCGCCCGCGCCGGCGAAGCGGTCCGCCACGCCAAGCGCCCGCGCATCCACACCTTCGTGTCCACCTCCCCCATCCACCTCCAGCACCAGATGCGCGCCACCGAGGACGAGGTGGTCGAGATCATCGCCAGGACCGTCACCCAGGCCCGCGACCTGGTCGACGACGTCGAGTGGTCGGGCATGGACGCCACCCGCACGCCGCTCGAGTACCTCGCCCGCTGCGTGCGCAAGGCGATCGAGTGCGGCGCCACCACCATCAACCTGCCCGACACCGTCGGCTACGCCACCCCGACCGAATACCGCGAGATGTTCGAGTACATCCGCCGGGAGTGCGGCGACGACGTCACCTACTCCACCCACTGCCACAACGATCTCGGCCTCGCCGTGGCCAACTCGCTGGCCGGCATCGAGGGCGGCGCCCGGCAGGTGGAGTGCACCATCAACGGCCTGGGCGAGCGCGCCGGCAACGCCGCGCTGGAAGAGGTCGTCATGGCCCTCAAGGTCCGCGGCGACGTGATGCCCTGGACCACCGGCGTCGACGCCACGCAGCTGATGCGCGCCTCCAAGCTGGTCTCCGTCGCGTCCGGCTTCCAGGTCCAGTACAACAAGGCGATCGTCGGCAAGAACGCGTTCGCGCACGAGAGCGGCATCCACCAGGACGGCATGCTCAAGCACGCCGAGACCTACGAGATCATGCGGCCCGAGGACGTCGGCGTGCGCTCCTCCTCGCTGGTGATGGGCAAGCACTCCGGCCGCCACGCCTTCAAGACCAAGCTGAAGGAGCTGGGCTTCGAGCTGGGCGACAACGCCCTGCAGGACGCCTTCCGCCGGTTCAAGGACCTCGCCGACCGCAAGAAGAACGTCTACGACGAGGACATCGAGGCCCTGCTCGAGGACCAGATCGAGGAGGTCGCCGAGCGCGCCCGGGTGATGAGCCTGACGGTGATCGCCGGCACCGGCGGTCCGCAGAAGGCGATCCTGGTGATGGACGTCGAGGGCCGCCACGTCACCGAGGAGGCGACCGGCAACGGTCCGGTCGACGCGGTGTTCAACGCGGTGAAGAAGATCGTCCCGCACGAGGCGAAGCTCTCCCTCTACCAGGTCCACGCCGTGACCGAGGGGACCGACGCCCAGGCCGAGGTCTCCGTCCGGCTCGAGCACAACGGCCGCATCGAGTCCGGCCGCGGCGCCGACGTCGACACCCTGGTCGCCTCCGCCAAGGCCTACGTCGCCGCGGTCAACAAGCTCCAGGCCCGCCGCCGCATGCACGCCCAGGGGGCAACCCCGGGCGACGGCACCGTGGTCGCCGCGGAGTAA
- a CDS encoding LptA/OstA family protein, with product MVPLFARALIIALLVAPLPAAAQQLQTGFADFGQDQSTPIEIEADALEVQDKKNTAVFTGNVTVRQGNAALQTSRLTVVYSQSALPSPDKATAATTSGKAPSTPGDQRISRLEATGEVLLESDGQTATGNDGVIDFDTNTLALNGNVTLTQGDNVVTGDKLTVDLNTGIARVQSTGRVRVLLSPGGNRPN from the coding sequence ATGGTCCCCCTCTTCGCCCGCGCCCTCATCATCGCCCTTCTGGTCGCGCCCCTTCCCGCCGCCGCTCAGCAGCTGCAGACCGGTTTCGCCGACTTCGGCCAGGACCAGTCGACGCCGATCGAGATCGAAGCCGACGCCCTCGAGGTGCAGGACAAGAAGAACACCGCCGTGTTCACCGGCAACGTCACGGTGCGGCAGGGCAACGCCGCGCTGCAGACCTCGCGCCTCACGGTGGTCTACTCGCAGTCCGCCCTGCCCTCGCCGGACAAGGCGACCGCCGCCACCACCTCCGGCAAGGCGCCGTCGACGCCGGGCGACCAGCGCATCTCGCGCCTCGAGGCGACCGGCGAGGTGCTGCTGGAGTCCGACGGCCAGACCGCGACCGGCAACGACGGCGTGATCGACTTCGACACCAACACGCTCGCCCTCAACGGCAACGTCACCCTGACGCAGGGCGACAACGTCGTCACCGGCGACAAGTTGACGGTCGACCTCAACACCGGCATCGCCCGCGTGCAGTCGACGGGCCGCGTGCGCGTCCTGCTGTCGCCCGGCGGCAACCGCCCCAACTGA